A genomic region of Verrucomicrobiota bacterium contains the following coding sequences:
- a CDS encoding PAS domain-containing protein — protein sequence MPPHPDNPKPETAASLDSPLFCNLDAHRVMLQAIIDHSPADIYLKDLEGKYLLVNRNFGERVGMDPSVIIGNTVHNYFTKSEADQKSVNDEIVVNEGKARQFEEVVTMSDGTHTLLSEKFPIKDENGKIYAVCGISTDITSRKAYEKKLRQLSQQIQQQGRTLEIVLSSSPNIVYMFDSQGRFLYANQSGAANFGVRPVDIIGKTLKSLKLPVGVFEPFMVHLVQVFKTGKTIKDQLEFSTPTSNQELSYTLIPIMDIRGRVVNVIAYVNDITLDREKDRMLKSQTLEINRSNEELDEFARIASHDLSEPLRLVQTHLKALNESMGSLSDESKKHLELSLEGAGRMKVLIDDLLEYARVGIDVGKFQQLKMNEVLDAVERDLKLSIQESGATITIEKLPSIWGLEDQLIQLFVQLISNGLKFNTSQHPNIDISVEQRNETWVFEVKDNGIGIESSESERVFQIFHRTHSHKNYPGTGVGLAIARKIVQLHEGTIWVKSELGQGSSFFFSLPIRHKGGHQMMIDLFGEL from the coding sequence ATGCCACCACATCCTGATAATCCAAAACCTGAAACAGCCGCCTCACTCGATTCGCCGCTTTTCTGTAATCTGGATGCGCATAGAGTTATGTTGCAGGCAATCATTGATCATTCGCCAGCCGACATTTATTTGAAGGATTTGGAAGGTAAATATTTGTTGGTGAATCGGAATTTTGGTGAACGTGTCGGAATGGATCCATCGGTTATAATTGGAAACACGGTCCACAATTATTTCACTAAATCTGAAGCCGATCAAAAATCGGTGAACGATGAGATTGTCGTGAATGAAGGAAAGGCGCGACAATTTGAGGAGGTCGTCACTATGAGCGATGGAACTCATACGCTTCTGTCGGAGAAGTTTCCAATTAAGGATGAGAACGGAAAAATTTATGCCGTGTGCGGAATCTCCACAGATATTACTTCACGCAAGGCCTATGAGAAAAAGTTGCGCCAACTAAGCCAACAGATTCAACAGCAGGGGAGGACTTTGGAGATCGTATTATCGTCTTCACCGAACATCGTTTACATGTTCGATAGCCAAGGGCGTTTCCTTTACGCCAATCAATCCGGGGCTGCTAATTTTGGAGTTCGTCCTGTTGATATAATTGGGAAAACCTTGAAGTCACTAAAACTGCCTGTGGGAGTTTTCGAACCTTTCATGGTGCATCTTGTTCAAGTTTTTAAGACGGGTAAGACGATCAAAGATCAGTTGGAGTTTTCCACACCAACCAGCAATCAAGAGCTTTCTTATACTTTGATACCGATCATGGATATTCGGGGTCGGGTGGTTAACGTAATCGCCTACGTGAACGACATCACGCTCGACCGTGAGAAAGATCGCATGCTGAAAAGCCAAACACTTGAAATTAACCGGTCGAATGAAGAGTTGGATGAATTTGCCAGGATAGCTTCGCATGATCTGAGCGAGCCGCTTCGTTTGGTTCAGACTCACTTAAAAGCACTCAACGAATCCATGGGTTCCCTTTCGGACGAGTCGAAAAAGCACCTTGAGCTCAGCTTAGAGGGCGCTGGTCGTATGAAAGTTTTAATTGACGATCTGTTGGAATACGCGCGTGTCGGGATCGATGTCGGGAAGTTTCAACAATTAAAGATGAACGAAGTTCTGGATGCTGTCGAACGAGACCTAAAGCTGAGTATACAGGAATCTGGAGCTACCATCACTATTGAAAAACTACCTTCCATTTGGGGTTTGGAAGATCAATTAATTCAATTGTTTGTTCAGCTAATTTCGAACGGCTTGAAATTCAATACATCTCAACATCCAAATATCGATATTTCTGTTGAGCAACGCAACGAGACGTGGGTATTTGAAGTTAAAGATAACGGAATCGGAATTGAATCCAGCGAGTCGGAACGGGTGTTCCAGATTTTTCATCGAACTCACAGCCATAAGAATTATCCCGGCACCGGTGTCGGATTAGCCATTGCGAGAAAAATTGTTCAACTGCACGAAGGCACTATCTGGGTGAAATCCGAGCTCGGGCAAGGTTCATCCTTTTTCTTCAGTCTGCCAATTCGCCACAAGGGTGGCCATCAGATGATGATAGATTTATTCGGCGAACTTTAA
- a CDS encoding cold-shock protein: MSTGTVKWFNDEKGFGFIAPDDGGKDLFVHHSGIKTSGRASLDEGQKVEYEVGEGQKGPCAVDVRPI, translated from the coding sequence ATGAGTACAGGTACAGTAAAGTGGTTCAATGATGAAAAAGGTTTTGGTTTTATTGCTCCGGATGACGGAGGAAAAGACCTATTTGTTCACCATTCAGGAATCAAAACATCCGGTCGTGCATCTTTAGATGAAGGCCAAAAAGTTGAATACGAAGTAGGCGAAGGTCAAAAAGGCCCGTGTGCCGTTGACGTAAGACCCATCTAG
- a CDS encoding sulfotransferase family 2 domain-containing protein — MIISHKHKFIFIKTEKTAGTSIEIALSKYCGPQDIITPISPEDEAIRQQLGFPGPQNYKIPLGDYSRRDLMEAIYYRRRLEFMNHVSAVFIRRYIKTTAWDSYYKFCFERNPWDKVVSWYYYRFPTEPRQSISSFIQSSSANHIRGFELYSSVSNIVVDKVFRFEELTEAMIEIGEKFNFGETPYLPKTKTGFRKDKRTYRELLTENDRDKISKAFAREIAYFDYKW; from the coding sequence ATGATTATTTCTCATAAACATAAATTTATTTTTATCAAAACTGAGAAAACAGCCGGGACGAGCATAGAGATTGCTCTTTCAAAATATTGTGGACCTCAGGATATCATTACACCCATTAGTCCGGAGGACGAAGCAATCAGACAGCAGCTGGGGTTTCCAGGGCCACAGAACTACAAAATCCCCTTAGGCGACTACTCCAGAAGAGATCTAATGGAGGCCATTTATTACAGAAGAAGGCTCGAATTCATGAACCATGTGAGTGCAGTATTTATCAGACGATATATAAAAACTACCGCTTGGGATTCCTACTACAAATTTTGTTTTGAAAGAAACCCTTGGGATAAAGTCGTATCCTGGTATTACTATCGATTTCCAACAGAACCTCGCCAATCAATTTCAAGCTTTATTCAATCATCCAGCGCAAACCACATTCGTGGATTTGAACTCTATTCATCGGTGTCAAACATCGTTGTAGATAAAGTATTTCGATTTGAAGAATTGACAGAAGCCATGATAGAGATTGGTGAAAAATTCAATTTCGGGGAAACCCCTTACTTGCCAAAAACCAAAACAGGATTCAGAAAAGATAAGCGTACTTATCGTGAGCTTTTAACAGAGAACGATAGGGATAAAATTTCAAAAGCGTTTGCTCGGGAAATTGCCTATTTTGATTACAAATGGTAA
- a CDS encoding HAD family phosphatase codes for MKLGALFDWDGVVIDSSKAHEESWCMLAREIGKTLPEDHFKRGFGRKNQVIIPEILKWSDDSSEIEQLGNRKEELYREIVAEKGVDRIPGIKAFLQDLNEAGINCAVGSSTPRKNVETILSLVGFGELFKAIICAENVSQGKPNPEVFLTGAAQIGCDPAACAVFEDAFFGLRAAKAGGMKAIALATTHAATELESESPDLILENFIGFNAKKFIELF; via the coding sequence ATGAAACTAGGTGCATTGTTTGATTGGGACGGGGTGGTCATTGATTCCTCAAAGGCGCATGAGGAAAGTTGGTGTATGCTGGCGAGGGAAATTGGAAAGACGTTGCCGGAGGACCATTTTAAGCGCGGATTTGGCCGAAAGAATCAGGTTATTATTCCTGAGATTTTAAAATGGTCGGACGATTCATCCGAAATCGAGCAATTAGGAAATCGGAAAGAAGAACTTTATCGCGAGATTGTAGCCGAAAAAGGCGTGGACAGGATTCCTGGGATCAAGGCGTTTCTGCAGGATCTAAATGAGGCGGGGATTAATTGTGCGGTGGGTTCTTCAACTCCTCGCAAGAATGTTGAAACGATTTTGAGCCTGGTAGGGTTTGGCGAATTGTTTAAAGCGATCATTTGTGCAGAGAATGTTTCTCAAGGGAAACCGAACCCTGAAGTATTCCTGACCGGGGCCGCTCAAATTGGATGTGATCCTGCCGCTTGTGCAGTATTTGAGGATGCCTTCTTTGGACTGCGAGCCGCCAAAGCCGGTGGAATGAAAGCTATCGCTCTTGCCACGACACATGCTGCCACTGAGCTTGAATCTGAATCACCCGATTTGATTTTGGAAAATTTTATAGGGTTCAACGCGAAAAAGTTCATCGAATTATTTTAG
- a CDS encoding MBL fold metallo-hydrolase, translating into MRSSDYLNWVRLSIVLILLCEISMVDAQIIPAFSGIQRQVTGKIQLELNVPGEQYVRIDTSSNLTQWNGLITFQSIGDDVFVDNTLPGIDSRFYRAAVITNASVLTGDHLSTSQGEAVIHPVNHASFVINWNNLMIYNDPVGAAILYSEFPRANLVLVSHRHSDHFSNATLDAVKMDGTVIVAPPDVFNRMTAALQAISISLPNGEMTTVLGMNIEAIPAYNDRHTRGEGNSYVLALGGKRLFMAGDTEGVPEMRALSNIDVAFLCMNLPFTMSVTQAASAVREFQPKVVYPYHFRNQDGTFSNLDDFKAQVGSDLNVEVRIRDWS; encoded by the coding sequence ATGAGGTCTTCCGATTACCTTAATTGGGTAAGATTAAGTATCGTGCTAATTCTGCTTTGTGAAATATCAATGGTGGATGCGCAGATTATTCCTGCATTCTCAGGTATTCAAAGGCAAGTTACGGGCAAGATTCAACTGGAGCTCAATGTTCCAGGTGAGCAATACGTGCGTATTGATACTTCATCCAATCTAACTCAGTGGAATGGGCTGATCACTTTTCAAAGTATAGGTGACGACGTATTTGTTGATAACACTCTACCTGGAATTGACTCTCGCTTTTACCGAGCTGCGGTTATTACAAATGCAAGTGTTCTCACCGGAGATCACTTGTCTACGAGTCAAGGAGAGGCAGTCATTCATCCGGTTAACCATGCATCTTTTGTGATCAATTGGAACAATCTGATGATCTACAATGACCCGGTTGGTGCGGCAATCCTCTATTCGGAATTTCCGAGAGCAAACCTTGTTCTGGTTTCTCATCGGCACAGCGACCATTTCAGTAACGCCACACTCGATGCTGTCAAAATGGATGGGACCGTTATTGTAGCACCACCGGATGTTTTCAATCGCATGACCGCAGCACTTCAGGCCATCTCCATCTCCTTGCCAAATGGCGAAATGACCACTGTGTTGGGAATGAATATAGAAGCGATTCCTGCCTACAATGACCGTCACACGCGAGGTGAAGGAAATAGTTATGTTCTAGCCTTGGGCGGCAAGCGCCTGTTTATGGCAGGTGATACGGAAGGTGTTCCGGAGATGAGAGCTTTATCCAATATCGACGTCGCCTTCCTTTGTATGAACCTTCCGTTTACTATGAGTGTTACTCAGGCCGCCAGCGCGGTTCGTGAGTTTCAGCCCAAAGTAGTTTACCCGTATCACTTTCGAAATCAGGATGGTACTTTTTCGAACCTTGACGACTTCAAAGCTCAAGTTGGTTCCGACCTCAATGTCGAAGTGCGCATTCGAGATTGGTCTTGA
- a CDS encoding glycerophosphodiester phosphodiesterase — protein sequence MKPLFLSTILLMTVFTAQANEPLIVAHRGASKDAPENTIPAFELAWQQGADAIEGDFHLTKDGYIVCVHDKDTKTTTGKSWPVLEKTLDEMLTLDVGSHHSPQYKGTRIPTIAEVFATVPTDKIIYIEVKCSKVIVPSLIEEIRKSGLKTEQIVVIAFDMEVIREIKIQAPQFKACWLSDFKESNSGELTPSTETTLETLRDIRADGFSSTRNLVNAPYIKKIIEHGFEYHVWTVDDPEIAKRFKDWGALSITTNRPGYIREQLNQ from the coding sequence ATGAAGCCCCTATTCCTTTCCACCATTCTTCTAATGACCGTATTCACCGCCCAGGCAAACGAACCACTCATAGTCGCACACCGTGGGGCTTCCAAGGATGCACCTGAAAATACAATTCCGGCGTTCGAGCTTGCCTGGCAGCAAGGGGCAGATGCGATCGAAGGTGATTTTCATTTAACCAAGGACGGATACATCGTTTGCGTACATGATAAAGATACAAAAACCACTACAGGGAAAAGTTGGCCGGTCCTCGAAAAAACCCTGGACGAAATGCTAACACTCGATGTTGGTAGCCATCACAGCCCTCAATACAAAGGCACCCGAATACCAACCATTGCGGAAGTGTTCGCCACTGTTCCCACCGACAAAATAATCTATATCGAAGTGAAGTGCAGTAAGGTAATCGTTCCATCTTTGATTGAAGAAATCCGGAAATCCGGATTGAAGACCGAACAAATTGTCGTGATCGCATTCGACATGGAAGTTATTCGAGAAATCAAAATACAGGCACCTCAGTTTAAGGCATGCTGGCTTTCTGATTTTAAAGAAAGCAACTCAGGAGAGTTAACACCATCCACCGAAACAACTTTGGAAACATTGCGCGATATCCGGGCCGATGGGTTTAGTTCAACACGCAATCTGGTTAATGCTCCCTACATCAAGAAGATCATTGAGCACGGATTCGAGTATCACGTATGGACTGTTGATGATCCGGAAATCGCAAAACGATTTAAAGACTGGGGTGCGCTCTCGATAACGACAAATAGGCCCGGCTATATTAGAGAACAGCTAAACCAGTAA